TAAATTTGTGCGTAGATAATTTTCACTATCAATACCATAGCGATAGATTTGTTCAGCATGAAAGGTAAAATCATGCTCAAGCTTCCAATCTTTTTCAGCTTTTAAACGTGCATAGACATCATCTCCAGAACGAATACCCAGATCAGCATCTACATCAAAAGGGAGCTGTTTAGACAGTTGCGACCATCGTAATGCAATTGAGCTGTTATCATCTCGAATACGTTTTCCATCTATTGATTTATCAGGATTACCATTCGGATTTTCATTGGTAATGGCAATGTTATTATTGATTTCATTGTCCAAAGCGTCATCACCAAATACTAAGCTCAAACGATTTTCTAATGCAGGTAATTTAATTTTTCCTCGAATACGTGGTTTAACATCATAACCATCATGTTCATTCCAACGATTATCTAATAAAATACGTAAGGTCGCTGAAGCGGGTTCAGCGGGATCAGTTTCACCAAACCAATGATTCATATGATTTGCAGTGCGGTCAGCCCAGTTACGAATACCTTTTTGTTTTTGATCAATCCATGTGGCATTTTCAGTGTCTTCTGTAGGGGGAACGGTGACTTCATCTGATTGAGCAGGGAGTACAGTCGGTGTCATGTCCAAAAGTTTGGGAACATATTCTAAAATATTAAAGTCACTTTCAAGCTGAGGTGACGGAATATAAATAGATGAGGTTGTTGTTTTAGCGGAATTTCCATCTTCAGCATAGCTATACATGCTAGCCAAACAGCTTAATAGCAGTATTGTGGCTTGATAACATGCAACGGGGGATGTAATTTTGTCCATAATATTCCGTCTTCGACTATTTGATTTAAAATAAATATTTATATGAACCACTCTGTTAATTTGATGGTTATGTAAAAAAGTATAGTGGATTTTTCAAGGAAATAACCGACATATAAAAAACAAGTTGCAGCTTGGTTACAAAATCAAAACATGTCGCAATTTGACATAAAAAAGCCCCTGATCGGATTTAAATAAGGGGCTTTCATTAGAACAAATTAGAATGAGATTTTAAGCTTTGTGTGAGCAGTATTTTTTCTCATATACTTTACCCGCAATACCACCAATCACTGCACCACTAAAGGTTCCAAAAATCGGAAGGATACTGCCCACAGCAGCACCAATTAATACGCCTTTAATTGTGGGTGAAAAGCGTGATTTTTTTACAGATGATTGTGGGTTCGAGGTGTCAGAGGTTAAATTACTGTGATGTAAATCAGAATTTTGATGTGTATCAGTCATAATATCTCTCTTAGTAAAATTGGATAAAAAGAAAATTCATGATGAGTTTGATTCACATGAAGCCATCATTGAGCATAGGCGGGTCATTTAAGATAAGCTGTACAGAAGCTGTAATTTTCTCATTGATTTACGTTAAGTGAAGAATGTATATGTAACTTAAAGTGAATATCAGTCAGCCGAATATTCTGTACGTAAAATAGATAGTGTTATATTTTTAGCTTAGCAGAAACTACAAATCCCCCATAAAGGAGGATTTGTAGTCTTATAAAATAAGAAAATAAAAAAGAAACTTACAGCGCATGAATTCATTGAAACTAAATTCTGAGATATAGCATATATCAAGTTGACTGATATGGATAGCCTTTAAAGTGATGAACAAAATGGAATAAATGGCATGAAGTGACAATTTTTATCAAATTTTAAGTAAATATGAAAATACTTTTTTAAACCTGCATTATAAAAAGATAATTGATTTTATATAAATTTTTAACAAAATTTAGATTTGAAGTTGTTGTTATTTAACAAAGTTTTGTTAAAAAATGACATAAAATAGTCATACAATATTTATTTTAAATGGTGAATAAATATACAGATTGGGTGTATAAATTTACAAACTATATGCATATCTTGGTTTATGTGACAATAGTATATAGAAATGATGCTTATTTTTTAATCTATATCACATAATTTTAAAAATACATTATGATGAATTTTTATTTATATCATGAGTATGGATATGGCGATCGCAAAAGTTGTTGAAGTCAATTCAAGTAGTCAGAAAAGTTTTGAAGATGCGATTCATTCAGGTATCGCGAAAGTCACCGAAACCATTAAAAATGTGCAAGGTGCGTGGGTCAATGAGCAAAAGGTCATTATCAAAGACAATAAAATCACGGAATATCGTGTAAATCTTAAAATTAGCTTTTTGGTCGATTAAGTGTTTAATATCAATTTCTTGACAGCCCACAATGATGTGGGCTTTTTATGCCTAAGAAAATATAAAAATACAGCAATACACTAAAAATTATTTTGTATCAGGCATATCGCAAGATTGATCAGTGCATACGGCATTTTGTTGTGTAGTCACTTCATCTGAACAGGTTTCAACTGCTTGTTGAAGTACTTGTACAAAAACCTCACGAGGTTGTGCACCTGCAAGCGCAATGCGTTGATCAAATACAAAAAATGGCACACCTGTAACTTTAAGTTGTTCACGAGCAACTTCTTGGTCAAATTTGACAAAGTCTGCAAATTCATCCGAGTCTAATACATCATCTACTTCTACGGGGTTTAAACCAATTCGTGCTGCCACATCTTCAATGGTTTCACGTTCGCCAATGGGCAAGCCTTGTGTCATATAACTGTAGAAAAATGCTTCTTCTGCTTCTGAACCTAAACCTTTACTTTGTGCAAGGTGAATAATGCGGTGCACATTAAAAGTATTGCCAGAATTGGCATTTTGCCAGTTAAATTGGATGCCTTCTTCGAGTGCCATGATTGCAATATTACGTTGCATGTCTTCGACTTCAGCCAATGTACGACCGTACTTTTGTGCTAGACGTTCAGAGTTCGAAATTTCTTGGCGAATTGGCGCTTCAGGATCAAGCTCAAAACTATGCCAATGTACTTCAAGTTCAATACCGAGCTGTTGTGCTGCTGCTTCTAAGCGTTTTTTGCCAATATAACAAAATGGACAAACCACATCTGACCAAATATCTACACGCATGGGAATTCCTTAAACTGCTCAATTGGATAAGAGGGTAGCGTTATCGTTTCAGGAT
The DNA window shown above is from Acinetobacter piscicola and carries:
- a CDS encoding DsbA family protein, yielding MRVDIWSDVVCPFCYIGKKRLEAAAQQLGIELEVHWHSFELDPEAPIRQEISNSERLAQKYGRTLAEVEDMQRNIAIMALEEGIQFNWQNANSGNTFNVHRIIHLAQSKGLGSEAEEAFFYSYMTQGLPIGERETIEDVAARIGLNPVEVDDVLDSDEFADFVKFDQEVAREQLKVTGVPFFVFDQRIALAGAQPREVFVQVLQQAVETCSDEVTTQQNAVCTDQSCDMPDTK
- a CDS encoding dodecin family protein, which encodes MAIAKVVEVNSSSQKSFEDAIHSGIAKVTETIKNVQGAWVNEQKVIIKDNKITEYRVNLKISFLVD